A single genomic interval of Megalobrama amblycephala isolate DHTTF-2021 linkage group LG15, ASM1881202v1, whole genome shotgun sequence harbors:
- the LOC125247644 gene encoding probable polypeptide N-acetylgalactosaminyltransferase 8 isoform X2, translated as MSLRQEKVNDNRLQKPEDLEVLGRLKRIEDQVYKIAKFTDVKNQQVKEPVVEQKITKKIEVKKLYPKSPLFRSWGAELTEEEQLEAERQFQDYGYNVFLSNRLPVNRTIPDTRDHRCAVKIYPKDLPSISVILIYLNEALSIIKRAIRSIIDKTPAHLLTEIILVDDYSLNEDLQLPLDEYIGLINKDKPGLIKKVRHKRQMGLAKARISGWEAATGQVVAILDAHIEVHKEWAEPLLARIKADRTIVLSPVFDKVLFDTLEVVKYGPAAHAFDWNLWCMYESFWPEWYKMKDPSEPGKSPSVMGILVADRQFLGEIGVLDEGMTIYGGENVELGIRVWLCGGSIEVVPCSKIAHIERAHKPYSPDLSKAMIRNALRVAEIWMDEYKSNVNIAWNLPLKDHGIDIGDVTERKQLREKLKCKPFKWYLENIYPRLDSLEDIMGYGALKNDFQEKYCIDQGPVPGSVPILYECHYYKPQYCYYNRNGEIYIGGIKSHKYNSNRCLTDPGSGSTPGLHDCKQAKEKGLSIYWDFTQGNAIRNRKTTRCLEIGQGQDSYYHLILQTCTGQNWTIQHVIKDF; from the exons ATGTCACTTAGACAAGAAAAAGTTAATGACAACAGGTTACAAAAGCCAGAAGATCTGGAGGTTCTTGGAAGACTGAAGAGAATAGAAGATCAAGTTTATAAAATAG CTAAATTCACAGATGTCAAAAATCAGCAAGTCAAAGAGCCTGTTGTGGAGCAGAAAATTACAAAGAAAATTGAGGTTAAGAAGTTGTATCCGAAGTCGCCTTTATTCCGTTCATGGGGAGCTGAACTCACAGAAGAGGAACAGTTGGAAGCAGAGAGACAGTTTCAGGACTACGGATACAATGTGTTCCTCAGTAACAGATTACCAGTGAACAGAACAATCCCTGATACTCGAGACCACAG ATGTGCTGTGAAGATCTACCCTAAGGACCTGCCGTCTATTAGTgtgattctgatttatttaaacGAGGCTCTGTCAATCATTAAAAGGGCAATCCGCAGCATCATTGACAAAACACCTGCTCATCTGCTAACAGAAATCATCCTGGTGGACGACTACAGCTTGAATG AGGATCTGCAGTTGCCTCTAGATGAATACATTGGTCTAATTAATAAAGACAAACCTGGCTTAATCAAGAAAGTGAGACACAAAAGGCAGATGGGCCTTGCCAAGGCAAGAATATCAGGCTGGGAAGCGGCCACAGGCCAGGTGGTGGCTATTCTGGATGCCCACATTGAGGTTCACAAGGAATG GGCAGAGCCACTGCTTGCAAGAATCAAAGCAGACAGAACAATAGTGCTGTCGCCAGTGTTTGACAAAGTGCTTTTTGACACACTGGAGGTTGTTAAGTATGGTCCTGCTGCTCATGCGTTTGACTGGAACCTTTGGTGCATGTACGAATCTTTCTGGCCAGAATGGTACAAAATGAAGGACCCATCAGAACCAGGGAA GAGTCCCTCAGTCATGGGTATCCTTGTTGCTGATCGTCAGTTCTTAGGAGAAATTGGAGTTTTGGATGAAGGAATGACAATTTATGGGGGTGAAAATGTTGAACTAGGAATACGT GTCTGGCTCTGTGGCGGTAGTATTGAAGTGGTGCCATGTTCAAAGATTGCTCACATTGAAAGAGCACATAAGCCTTATTCACCAGATCTCAGCAAAGCCATGATTCGAAATGCTCTGAGAGTAGCTGAAATCTGGATGGATGAATATAAATCAAATGTGAATATTGCCTGGAATCTTCCTCTAAAG GATCATGGGATTGATATTGGTGATGTGACTGAAAGAAAACAGTTACGAGAGAAACTCAAATGTAAGCCCTTCAAATGGTATCTGGAAAATATTTATCCTCGGCTGGACAGCTTGGAAGATATAATGGGTTATGGTGCG TTGAAGAATGATTTTCaagaaaaatactgtattgaTCAAGGACCTGTTCCTGGAAGTGTACCTATTCTCTATGAGTGTCATTACTATAAGCCTCAG TATTGTTACTACAATCGTAATGGAGAGATCTACATTGGAGGCATCAAATCTCACAAGTataactccaaccgttgtctAACGGATCCCGGTAGTGGAAGCACACCAGGGTTACATGACTGTAAACAAGCCAAGGAAAAAGGACTGAGTATTTACTGGGACTTCACTCAG gGAAATGCAATAAGAAATAGAAAAACAACCCGATGTCTTGAGATCGGCCAAGGACAGGATTCCTACTATCATCTCATTTTGCAAACATGCAcaggacaaaattggacaatacAACATGTCATCAAAGACTTTTAA
- the LOC125247644 gene encoding probable polypeptide N-acetylgalactosaminyltransferase 8 isoform X3, with the protein MPSLRDTPFMPARTRATPHLTSSLLLAENLWQLFPRKCNCCLAIRRKRKRKKALDGCIPCISFRCAVKIYPKDLPSISVILIYLNEALSIIKRAIRSIIDKTPAHLLTEIILVDDYSLNEDLQLPLDEYIGLINKDKPGLIKKVRHKRQMGLAKARISGWEAATGQVVAILDAHIEVHKEWAEPLLARIKADRTIVLSPVFDKVLFDTLEVVKYGPAAHAFDWNLWCMYESFWPEWYKMKDPSEPGKSPSVMGILVADRQFLGEIGVLDEGMTIYGGENVELGIRVWLCGGSIEVVPCSKIAHIERAHKPYSPDLSKAMIRNALRVAEIWMDEYKSNVNIAWNLPLKDHGIDIGDVTERKQLREKLKCKPFKWYLENIYPRLDSLEDIMGYGALKNDFQEKYCIDQGPVPGSVPILYECHYYKPQYCYYNRNGEIYIGGIKSHKYNSNRCLTDPGSGSTPGLHDCKQAKEKGLSIYWDFTQGNAIRNRKTTRCLEIGQGQDSYYHLILQTCTGQNWTIQHVIKDF; encoded by the exons ATGCCCTCACTCCGCGACACGCCATTCATGCCCGCACGCACGCGCGCCACGCCCCACCTCACCTCGAGTTTGCTGCTGGCTGAAAACTTGTGGCAACTATTCCCGCGAAAATGCAACTGCTGTCTGGCGAtaagaagaaagagaaaaagaaaaaaggcccTAGATGGATGCATACCGTGCATTTCTTTCAG ATGTGCTGTGAAGATCTACCCTAAGGACCTGCCGTCTATTAGTgtgattctgatttatttaaacGAGGCTCTGTCAATCATTAAAAGGGCAATCCGCAGCATCATTGACAAAACACCTGCTCATCTGCTAACAGAAATCATCCTGGTGGACGACTACAGCTTGAATG AGGATCTGCAGTTGCCTCTAGATGAATACATTGGTCTAATTAATAAAGACAAACCTGGCTTAATCAAGAAAGTGAGACACAAAAGGCAGATGGGCCTTGCCAAGGCAAGAATATCAGGCTGGGAAGCGGCCACAGGCCAGGTGGTGGCTATTCTGGATGCCCACATTGAGGTTCACAAGGAATG GGCAGAGCCACTGCTTGCAAGAATCAAAGCAGACAGAACAATAGTGCTGTCGCCAGTGTTTGACAAAGTGCTTTTTGACACACTGGAGGTTGTTAAGTATGGTCCTGCTGCTCATGCGTTTGACTGGAACCTTTGGTGCATGTACGAATCTTTCTGGCCAGAATGGTACAAAATGAAGGACCCATCAGAACCAGGGAA GAGTCCCTCAGTCATGGGTATCCTTGTTGCTGATCGTCAGTTCTTAGGAGAAATTGGAGTTTTGGATGAAGGAATGACAATTTATGGGGGTGAAAATGTTGAACTAGGAATACGT GTCTGGCTCTGTGGCGGTAGTATTGAAGTGGTGCCATGTTCAAAGATTGCTCACATTGAAAGAGCACATAAGCCTTATTCACCAGATCTCAGCAAAGCCATGATTCGAAATGCTCTGAGAGTAGCTGAAATCTGGATGGATGAATATAAATCAAATGTGAATATTGCCTGGAATCTTCCTCTAAAG GATCATGGGATTGATATTGGTGATGTGACTGAAAGAAAACAGTTACGAGAGAAACTCAAATGTAAGCCCTTCAAATGGTATCTGGAAAATATTTATCCTCGGCTGGACAGCTTGGAAGATATAATGGGTTATGGTGCG TTGAAGAATGATTTTCaagaaaaatactgtattgaTCAAGGACCTGTTCCTGGAAGTGTACCTATTCTCTATGAGTGTCATTACTATAAGCCTCAG TATTGTTACTACAATCGTAATGGAGAGATCTACATTGGAGGCATCAAATCTCACAAGTataactccaaccgttgtctAACGGATCCCGGTAGTGGAAGCACACCAGGGTTACATGACTGTAAACAAGCCAAGGAAAAAGGACTGAGTATTTACTGGGACTTCACTCAG gGAAATGCAATAAGAAATAGAAAAACAACCCGATGTCTTGAGATCGGCCAAGGACAGGATTCCTACTATCATCTCATTTTGCAAACATGCAcaggacaaaattggacaatacAACATGTCATCAAAGACTTTTAA
- the LOC125247644 gene encoding probable polypeptide N-acetylgalactosaminyltransferase 8 isoform X1 — protein MKMRIATRVGVLVIGVIFFSLVYMSLRQEKVNDNRLQKPEDLEVLGRLKRIEDQVYKIAKFTDVKNQQVKEPVVEQKITKKIEVKKLYPKSPLFRSWGAELTEEEQLEAERQFQDYGYNVFLSNRLPVNRTIPDTRDHRCAVKIYPKDLPSISVILIYLNEALSIIKRAIRSIIDKTPAHLLTEIILVDDYSLNEDLQLPLDEYIGLINKDKPGLIKKVRHKRQMGLAKARISGWEAATGQVVAILDAHIEVHKEWAEPLLARIKADRTIVLSPVFDKVLFDTLEVVKYGPAAHAFDWNLWCMYESFWPEWYKMKDPSEPGKSPSVMGILVADRQFLGEIGVLDEGMTIYGGENVELGIRVWLCGGSIEVVPCSKIAHIERAHKPYSPDLSKAMIRNALRVAEIWMDEYKSNVNIAWNLPLKDHGIDIGDVTERKQLREKLKCKPFKWYLENIYPRLDSLEDIMGYGALKNDFQEKYCIDQGPVPGSVPILYECHYYKPQYCYYNRNGEIYIGGIKSHKYNSNRCLTDPGSGSTPGLHDCKQAKEKGLSIYWDFTQGNAIRNRKTTRCLEIGQGQDSYYHLILQTCTGQNWTIQHVIKDF, from the exons ATGAAAATGAGGATTGCTACAAGAGTTGGTGTGTTAGTTATTGGTGTTATATTTTTCAGTCTAGTCTACATGTCACTTAGACAAGAAAAAGTTAATGACAACAGGTTACAAAAGCCAGAAGATCTGGAGGTTCTTGGAAGACTGAAGAGAATAGAAGATCAAGTTTATAAAATAG CTAAATTCACAGATGTCAAAAATCAGCAAGTCAAAGAGCCTGTTGTGGAGCAGAAAATTACAAAGAAAATTGAGGTTAAGAAGTTGTATCCGAAGTCGCCTTTATTCCGTTCATGGGGAGCTGAACTCACAGAAGAGGAACAGTTGGAAGCAGAGAGACAGTTTCAGGACTACGGATACAATGTGTTCCTCAGTAACAGATTACCAGTGAACAGAACAATCCCTGATACTCGAGACCACAG ATGTGCTGTGAAGATCTACCCTAAGGACCTGCCGTCTATTAGTgtgattctgatttatttaaacGAGGCTCTGTCAATCATTAAAAGGGCAATCCGCAGCATCATTGACAAAACACCTGCTCATCTGCTAACAGAAATCATCCTGGTGGACGACTACAGCTTGAATG AGGATCTGCAGTTGCCTCTAGATGAATACATTGGTCTAATTAATAAAGACAAACCTGGCTTAATCAAGAAAGTGAGACACAAAAGGCAGATGGGCCTTGCCAAGGCAAGAATATCAGGCTGGGAAGCGGCCACAGGCCAGGTGGTGGCTATTCTGGATGCCCACATTGAGGTTCACAAGGAATG GGCAGAGCCACTGCTTGCAAGAATCAAAGCAGACAGAACAATAGTGCTGTCGCCAGTGTTTGACAAAGTGCTTTTTGACACACTGGAGGTTGTTAAGTATGGTCCTGCTGCTCATGCGTTTGACTGGAACCTTTGGTGCATGTACGAATCTTTCTGGCCAGAATGGTACAAAATGAAGGACCCATCAGAACCAGGGAA GAGTCCCTCAGTCATGGGTATCCTTGTTGCTGATCGTCAGTTCTTAGGAGAAATTGGAGTTTTGGATGAAGGAATGACAATTTATGGGGGTGAAAATGTTGAACTAGGAATACGT GTCTGGCTCTGTGGCGGTAGTATTGAAGTGGTGCCATGTTCAAAGATTGCTCACATTGAAAGAGCACATAAGCCTTATTCACCAGATCTCAGCAAAGCCATGATTCGAAATGCTCTGAGAGTAGCTGAAATCTGGATGGATGAATATAAATCAAATGTGAATATTGCCTGGAATCTTCCTCTAAAG GATCATGGGATTGATATTGGTGATGTGACTGAAAGAAAACAGTTACGAGAGAAACTCAAATGTAAGCCCTTCAAATGGTATCTGGAAAATATTTATCCTCGGCTGGACAGCTTGGAAGATATAATGGGTTATGGTGCG TTGAAGAATGATTTTCaagaaaaatactgtattgaTCAAGGACCTGTTCCTGGAAGTGTACCTATTCTCTATGAGTGTCATTACTATAAGCCTCAG TATTGTTACTACAATCGTAATGGAGAGATCTACATTGGAGGCATCAAATCTCACAAGTataactccaaccgttgtctAACGGATCCCGGTAGTGGAAGCACACCAGGGTTACATGACTGTAAACAAGCCAAGGAAAAAGGACTGAGTATTTACTGGGACTTCACTCAG gGAAATGCAATAAGAAATAGAAAAACAACCCGATGTCTTGAGATCGGCCAAGGACAGGATTCCTACTATCATCTCATTTTGCAAACATGCAcaggacaaaattggacaatacAACATGTCATCAAAGACTTTTAA
- the ndufa9a gene encoding NADH dehydrogenase [ubiquinone] 1 alpha subcomplex subunit 9, mitochondrial, giving the protein MAAVTLVCRPAGVLPKLSATCSPVLLAAGPVTVQHRKIHHAVVPQGKGGRSSSSGVAATVFGATGFLGRYVVNRLGRMGSQIVIPHRCDQYDLMYLRPMGDLGQIIFMEWDARDKESIKRAIAHSNVVINLVGREWETRNYKFEDVFVSIPQQIARAAREAGIKKFIHMSHLNADIRSPSKYLRNKAVGEAAVREEFPDAVIMKPSECFGREDRFLNHFANMRWFGKAVPLIGMGKKTVKQPVHVVDVARAIVNAIKDLDANGKTYALVGPNRYLLHDLVEYVYALAHRPFLAYPMPRPIYHLIASFFEMNPFEPWTTRDKVDRFHTTDMKYPDLPGLEDLGITPSSLEQKAIETLRRHRRYRYLEAELGETKPAKTVSY; this is encoded by the exons ATGGCGGCTGTCACTCTGGTTTGCCGTCCTGCGGGTGTCCTTCCCAAGCTTTCAG CCACCTGTTCTCCAGTGTTGCTGGCGGCTGGTCCTGTGACTGTTCAGCACAGGAAGATCCATCATGCCGTGGTGCCGCAAGGAAAAGGAGGCCGCTCGTCCTCCAGTGGAGTAGCTGCAACAGTGTTTGGAGCCACTGGATTCCTTGGGAGATATGTCGTCAACCGACTCG GACGTATGGGCTCCCAGATCGTGATTCCTCACCGATGTGACCAGTACGATCTTATGTACCTCAGACCTATGGGCGATCTCGGCCAGATCATCTTTATG GAATGGGATGCAAGAGATAAGGAATCAATCAAAAGAGCGATCGCTCACTCCAACGTGGTGATCAACCTTGTGGGAAGAGAGTGGGAGACCAG GAACTACAAGTTTGAAGATGTCTTCGTCTCCATCCCCCAGCAGATTGCGAGGGCAGCTCGTGAAGCCGGAATTAAAAAATTCATCCATATGTCCCACCTTAATGCAGATATCCGCAGCCCCTCCAAGTATCTAAGGAATAAG GCTGTAGGCGAGGCAGCGGTGCGGGAAGAGTTCCCTGATGCCGTCATTATGAAACCCTCGGAGTGCTTTGGAAGAGAAGATAGATTCTTGAACCACTTTGCTA ACATGCGTTGGTTTGGCAAAGCTGTACCTCTAATTGGAATGGGCAAGAAGACAGTCAAGCAGCCTGTTCAT GTGGTGGATGTGGCCAGAGCCATTGTCAATGCCATCAAAGACCTCGATGCTAATGGGAAAACATATGCATTAGTTGG GCCCAACCGGTATCTACTGCATGACTTGGTAGAGTATGTGTACGCACTGGCACACAGGCCCTTTTTGGCTTATCCCATGCCTCGCCCTATCTATCA CCTCATCGCAAGCTTTTTTGAGATGAACCCTTTCGAGCCCTGGACAACCCGTGATAAAGTCGACCGG TTCCACACAACGGACATGAAGTACCCCGACCTCCCAGGACTGGAGGACTTAGGCATCACACCTTCCTCCCTCGAGCAGAAGGCCATTGAAACCTTGCGTCGCCATCGGCGTTACCGTTATCTGGAGGCTGAGCTCGGAGAGACCAAACCTGCCAAAACAGTCAGCTATTAG